One segment of Ziziphus jujuba cultivar Dongzao chromosome 12, ASM3175591v1 DNA contains the following:
- the LOC107429340 gene encoding protein ESMERALDA 1 isoform X1: MHPYNRLPSSGHSTPSPPPSPLRSPRLRHGRSKAGRFNPPGRTLLQRLTWHILSVLIRRQGVFLFAPLLYISGMLLYMGSVSFDVVPVINHRPAPGSVYRSPQLYAKLRPEMDSDNSSADAISTIWKHSYKGGEWRPCTNKSSGGLPDSNGYIYVEANGGLNQQRTSICNAVSVAGYLNATLVIPNFHFHSIWRDPSKFDDIYDEDYFVSTLENDVRVVNKIPEYLMERFDHNLTNVYNFRVKAWSPIQYYGEAVLPKLLEEKVIRISPFANRLSFDAPPAVQRLRCLANYEALKFSSPILTLGETLVARMKERSAKYGGKYVSVHLRFEEDMVAFSCCIFDGGKKEKEDMDAARERGWKGKFTKPGRVIRPGAIRINGKCPLTPLEVGLILRGMGFDKSTFIYLASGKIYNAEKNMAPLLEMFPNLQTKEMLASEEELAPYKNYSSRMAAIDYTVCLHSEVFVTTQGGNFPHFLMGHRRYLYGGHSKTIRPDKRKLVLLFDNPNIGWRSFKRQLLNMRSHSDSKGHEIKRRNDSIYTFPCPDCMCRVNKTEDTKSSSAP; encoded by the exons ATGCACCCATATAACCGGCTACCGAGTAGCGGCCACAGCACCCCATCGCCACCTCCGTCGCCGCTCCGGTCCCCCCGGTTACGCCACGGCCGGTCCAAGGCCGGTCGGTTTAACCCGCCGGGTCGGACCCTTCTGCAGCGGCTCACCTGGCACATCCTCTCTGTACTTATCCGCCGCCAGGGCGTTTTCTTATTTGCTCCTCTCCTTTACATATCCGGCATGCTCCTTTACATGGGTTCTGTCTCATTCGATGTTGTCCCCGTGATTAACCATCGTCCTGCCCCTGGTTCCGTTTACCGGAGTCCTCAGCTTTATGCCAAGCTCCGACCCGAGATGGATTCTGATAACTCCTCCGCCGATGCG ATATCAACCATATGGAAACACTCTTATAAAGGTGGGGAGTGGAGACCATGTACAAACAAGTCCTCTGGAG gctTACCTGATTCAAATGGTTACATATATGTTGAGGCAAATGGTGGCTTAAATCAGCAGAGAACTTCG ATTTGTAATGCAGTTTCAGTGGCGGGCTATCTTAATGCGACCCTTGTTATTCCCAACTTTCATTTTCATAGCATCTGGAGAGATCCTAG CAAatttgatgatatttatgaTGAAGATTATTTCGTCAGTACCTTAGAAAATGATGTCCGGGTGGTTAATAAGATCCCGGAATACCTAATGGAGCGGTTTGATCACAACTTGACGAATGTTTACAACTTCAGAGTAAAAGCATGGTCACCAATTCAATATTATGGTGAAGCAGTTCTCCCGAAGCTGCTAGAAGAAAA GGTCATACGTATTTCCCCTTTTGCAAATAGGTTGTCATTCGATGCTCCTCCTGCTGTTCAAAGGCTTAGATGCTTGGCAAATTATGAGgctttaaaattttcaagtcCTATATTAACTTTGGGAGAAACTTTGGTTGCAAGAATGAAAGAACGCAGTGCAAAATACGGTGGCAAATACGTTTCTGTACATCTTCGCTTTGAGGAG GACATGGTTGCTTTTTCTTGTTGTATATTTGATggtggaaagaaagaaaaggaagacaTGGATGCAGCAAGGGAAAGGGGTTGGAAGGGGAAATTTACAAAACCTGGCCGGGTTATACGTCCTGGAGCAATCAGAATAAATGGAAAATGTCCTCTTACTCCTTTAGAG GTTGGGTTGATACTAAGGGGAATGGGCTTTGATAAAAGCACATTTATCTATCTAGCATCTGGAAAGATATACAATGCTGAGAAAAATATGGCCCCACTTTTGGAAATGTTTCCAAATTTGCAGACCAAGGAAATGCTGGCTTCAGAGGAGGAACTTGCACCCTACAAG AATTATTCTTCCAGGATGGCTGCCATAGACTACACTGTTTGTCTTCATAGTGAGGTATTTGTGACAACTCAAGGTGGAAACTTCCCTCATTTTCTCATGGGCCACAGAAGATACTTGTATGGTGGACACTCCAAGACAATCAGGCCTGACAAACGGAAGTTAGTGTTACTCTTCGACAATCCCAATATAGG ATGGAGAAGTTTCAAGCGACAACTGCTGAATATGCGGTCTCATAGTGATTCCAAAGGCCATGAGATAAAAAGGCGAAATGACTCTATTTATACCTTTCCCTGCCCGGATTGCATGTGCCGTGTGAACAAGACAGAAGATACAAAATCATCATCGGCACCGTGA
- the LOC107429322 gene encoding phytanoyl-CoA dioxygenase: protein MGIVQTLTHDQLQSFNSDGYIVMESFASDEEIESMRKRMEQLLNEFDYSANASIFSTKNQQQLTDDYFYESAEKVSFFFEEKAFEDDGKLKQPKEFSINKVGHALHEKDPVFNKFSDSEKFSGLLCSLGYKRPVIIQSMYIFKQPGIGGEVVPHQDNSFLYTEPPTCTGLWLALEDATITNGCLWAIPGSQKNGLVRRFIRGEDGVTFDRPSPDYDHKDFVPIEVKAGSLVVIHGDLIHQSLENQSSKSRHAYSLHVIDTDGCKWAENNWIRRKTEPKPLYVS from the exons ATGGGGATCGTCCAAACTCTCACTCATGACCAGCTCCAATCCTTTAACTCCGATG GTTATATAGTGATGGAGTCGTTTGCGAGTGATGAGGAAATCGAGAGCATGAGGAAGAGAATGGAGCAGTTGCTCAATGAATTTGACTACTCCGCTAATGCCTCTATTTTCTCCACCAAGAATCAG CAACAGCTTACCGATGATTATTTCTACGAAAGTGCAGAAAAAGTTTCGTTTTTCTTTGAAG AGAAAGCTTTTGAGGATGATGGAAAACTGAAGCAGCCAAAGGAATTCTCTATCAACAAAGTTGGCCATG CATTACACGAGAAAGACCCAGTGTTTAATAAGTTCTCTGACTCTGAGAAATTTTCTGGTTTGTTATGCTCTTTGGGCTACAAGAGACCGGTCATCATTCAgtctatgtatatatttaag CAACCAGGTATTGGTGGAGAGGTAGTGCCACATCAGGATAACTCTTTTCTATATACTGAACCACCAACCTGCACAGGGCTGTGGCTGGCCCTGGAAGATGCAACAATAACAAATGGTTGCCTCTGGGCTATTCCTGGATCTCAAAAAA ATGGACTTGTCAGAAGATTTATTAGAGGTGAAGATGGGGTCACCTTTGATAGGCCATCCCCAGATTATGATCATAAAGATTTTGTGCCTATTGAAGTGAAGGCTGGTTCCTTGGTTGTAATTCATGGTGATCTTATTCACCAAAG TCTTGAGAATCAGTCCTCGAAATCAAGGCATGCCTACAGCTTGCATGTGATAGATACTGATGGCTGCAAATGGGCTGAAAATAATTG GATCAGACGAAAAACAGAGCCAAAGCCGCTTTATGTCTCTTGA
- the LOC125418764 gene encoding WUSCHEL-related homeobox 6 isoform X2 gives MMDSTDHNDQLQSPTASFKNTAISSVTPIYFQQTHFPIMHSISHHLGMKKEMSGQTLRWSPTPEQLLTLEELYRCGMRTPTAQQIQQITTQLRRFGKVEGKNVFYWFQNHKARERQKLNGCRLSYRSKERRRRHYCTNKCQIEMKEPSPVSRRTGLEVEQTKKWTLSNCIEVSQESASVHRVAISETGTTNGRIQFDQLLVQQRKSTEEEKQALKQPIHMSYSSPTNPTTMSVIFNNQVFNLQDFSKVLKPNTGNFNSLGSNENSSETQTTLELFPLQSNVGTVNGSVQPISTKPETTITSVILDTKVVLEMQDFGKLLIPNTGNFTSFDGNYDNENTEIQTLELFPLRSNGAPKDDQYS, from the exons ATGATGGACTCTACTGACCACAATGATCAGCTTCAAAGTCCGACTGCCTCCTTCAAGAACACTGCCATTTCGTCCGTAACACCCATTTATTTTCAACAAACTCATTTCCCTATCATGCATTCAATCAGTCACCATCTAG gaatgaagaaggaaaTGAGTGGGCAAACATTGCGATGGAGTCCGACGCCGGAGCAGTTATTAACCCTAGAAGAACTGTATCGTTGTGGAATGAGAACACCAACAGCACAGCAGATCCAGCAAATTACTACACAGCTTCGAAGGTTTGGGAAGGTTGAAGGGAAGAATGTGTTCTACTGGTTTCAGAATCACAAAGCCAGGGAGAGACAGAAACTTAATGGTTGTAGATTATCTTATCGGTCTAAAGAACGACGTCGTCGACACTATTGTACTAACAAATGCCAGATTGAAATGAAAGAACCATCTCCAG TCTCGAGAAGGACAGGTCTTGAAGTTGAGCAGACAAAGAAATGGACACTTTCAAACTGCATTGAAGTTTCACAG GAATCTGCTTCGGTGCATAGAGTAGCAATATCAGAAACAGGTACAACAAATGGTAGGATTCAATTTGATCAGCTGCTGGTACAACAGAGAAAGAgcacagaagaagaaaagcagGCCTTGAAGCAACCTATACATATGTCCTATTCTTCCCCTACTAATCCCACGACAATGTCAGTGATATTTAACAATCAGGTCTTTAATCTACAGGACTTTAGCAAAGTATTAAAACCCAATACAGGAAATTTCAACAGTTTGGGAAGCAATGAAAATAGTTCAGAAACTCAAACTACTCTTGAGCTCTTTCCACTTCAGAGCAATGTTGGTACTGTTAATGGTTCTGTTCAGCCTATAAGCACCAAACCAGAAACTACAATTACTTCAGTGATATTAGACACAAAGGTAGTCTTGGAAATGCAGGATTTTGGAAAATTATTAATACCCAATACAGGAAATTTCACCAGTTTCGATGGCAATTATGACAATGAGAATACAGAAATTCAAACTCTTGAGCTGTTTCCACTTAGAAGTAATGGTGCTCCTAAAGATGACCAGTATTCATGA
- the LOC125418764 gene encoding WUSCHEL-related homeobox 6 isoform X1, with amino-acid sequence MMDSTDHNDQLQSPTASFKNTAISSVTPIYFQQTHFPIMHSISHHLAANENEQGMKKEMSGQTLRWSPTPEQLLTLEELYRCGMRTPTAQQIQQITTQLRRFGKVEGKNVFYWFQNHKARERQKLNGCRLSYRSKERRRRHYCTNKCQIEMKEPSPVSRRTGLEVEQTKKWTLSNCIEVSQESASVHRVAISETGTTNGRIQFDQLLVQQRKSTEEEKQALKQPIHMSYSSPTNPTTMSVIFNNQVFNLQDFSKVLKPNTGNFNSLGSNENSSETQTTLELFPLQSNVGTVNGSVQPISTKPETTITSVILDTKVVLEMQDFGKLLIPNTGNFTSFDGNYDNENTEIQTLELFPLRSNGAPKDDQYS; translated from the exons ATGATGGACTCTACTGACCACAATGATCAGCTTCAAAGTCCGACTGCCTCCTTCAAGAACACTGCCATTTCGTCCGTAACACCCATTTATTTTCAACAAACTCATTTCCCTATCATGCATTCAATCAGTCACCATCTAG CTGCTAATGAAAATGaacaaggaatgaagaaggaaaTGAGTGGGCAAACATTGCGATGGAGTCCGACGCCGGAGCAGTTATTAACCCTAGAAGAACTGTATCGTTGTGGAATGAGAACACCAACAGCACAGCAGATCCAGCAAATTACTACACAGCTTCGAAGGTTTGGGAAGGTTGAAGGGAAGAATGTGTTCTACTGGTTTCAGAATCACAAAGCCAGGGAGAGACAGAAACTTAATGGTTGTAGATTATCTTATCGGTCTAAAGAACGACGTCGTCGACACTATTGTACTAACAAATGCCAGATTGAAATGAAAGAACCATCTCCAG TCTCGAGAAGGACAGGTCTTGAAGTTGAGCAGACAAAGAAATGGACACTTTCAAACTGCATTGAAGTTTCACAG GAATCTGCTTCGGTGCATAGAGTAGCAATATCAGAAACAGGTACAACAAATGGTAGGATTCAATTTGATCAGCTGCTGGTACAACAGAGAAAGAgcacagaagaagaaaagcagGCCTTGAAGCAACCTATACATATGTCCTATTCTTCCCCTACTAATCCCACGACAATGTCAGTGATATTTAACAATCAGGTCTTTAATCTACAGGACTTTAGCAAAGTATTAAAACCCAATACAGGAAATTTCAACAGTTTGGGAAGCAATGAAAATAGTTCAGAAACTCAAACTACTCTTGAGCTCTTTCCACTTCAGAGCAATGTTGGTACTGTTAATGGTTCTGTTCAGCCTATAAGCACCAAACCAGAAACTACAATTACTTCAGTGATATTAGACACAAAGGTAGTCTTGGAAATGCAGGATTTTGGAAAATTATTAATACCCAATACAGGAAATTTCACCAGTTTCGATGGCAATTATGACAATGAGAATACAGAAATTCAAACTCTTGAGCTGTTTCCACTTAGAAGTAATGGTGCTCCTAAAGATGACCAGTATTCATGA
- the LOC107429340 gene encoding protein ESMERALDA 1 isoform X2, with product MHPYNRLPSSGHSTPSPPPSPLRSPRLRHGRSKAGRFNPPGRTLLQRLTWHILSVLIRRQGVFLFAPLLYISGMLLYMGSVSFDVVPVINHRPAPGSVYRSPQLYAKLRPEMDSDNSSADAISTIWKHSYKGGEWRPCTNKSSGGLPDSNGYIYVEANGGLNQQRTSICNAVSVAGYLNATLVIPNFHFHSIWRDPSKFDDIYDEDYFVSTLENDVRVVNKIPEYLMERFDHNLTNVYNFRVKAWSPIQYYGEAVLPKLLEEKLSFDAPPAVQRLRCLANYEALKFSSPILTLGETLVARMKERSAKYGGKYVSVHLRFEEDMVAFSCCIFDGGKKEKEDMDAARERGWKGKFTKPGRVIRPGAIRINGKCPLTPLEVGLILRGMGFDKSTFIYLASGKIYNAEKNMAPLLEMFPNLQTKEMLASEEELAPYKNYSSRMAAIDYTVCLHSEVFVTTQGGNFPHFLMGHRRYLYGGHSKTIRPDKRKLVLLFDNPNIGWRSFKRQLLNMRSHSDSKGHEIKRRNDSIYTFPCPDCMCRVNKTEDTKSSSAP from the exons ATGCACCCATATAACCGGCTACCGAGTAGCGGCCACAGCACCCCATCGCCACCTCCGTCGCCGCTCCGGTCCCCCCGGTTACGCCACGGCCGGTCCAAGGCCGGTCGGTTTAACCCGCCGGGTCGGACCCTTCTGCAGCGGCTCACCTGGCACATCCTCTCTGTACTTATCCGCCGCCAGGGCGTTTTCTTATTTGCTCCTCTCCTTTACATATCCGGCATGCTCCTTTACATGGGTTCTGTCTCATTCGATGTTGTCCCCGTGATTAACCATCGTCCTGCCCCTGGTTCCGTTTACCGGAGTCCTCAGCTTTATGCCAAGCTCCGACCCGAGATGGATTCTGATAACTCCTCCGCCGATGCG ATATCAACCATATGGAAACACTCTTATAAAGGTGGGGAGTGGAGACCATGTACAAACAAGTCCTCTGGAG gctTACCTGATTCAAATGGTTACATATATGTTGAGGCAAATGGTGGCTTAAATCAGCAGAGAACTTCG ATTTGTAATGCAGTTTCAGTGGCGGGCTATCTTAATGCGACCCTTGTTATTCCCAACTTTCATTTTCATAGCATCTGGAGAGATCCTAG CAAatttgatgatatttatgaTGAAGATTATTTCGTCAGTACCTTAGAAAATGATGTCCGGGTGGTTAATAAGATCCCGGAATACCTAATGGAGCGGTTTGATCACAACTTGACGAATGTTTACAACTTCAGAGTAAAAGCATGGTCACCAATTCAATATTATGGTGAAGCAGTTCTCCCGAAGCTGCTAGAAGAAAA GTTGTCATTCGATGCTCCTCCTGCTGTTCAAAGGCTTAGATGCTTGGCAAATTATGAGgctttaaaattttcaagtcCTATATTAACTTTGGGAGAAACTTTGGTTGCAAGAATGAAAGAACGCAGTGCAAAATACGGTGGCAAATACGTTTCTGTACATCTTCGCTTTGAGGAG GACATGGTTGCTTTTTCTTGTTGTATATTTGATggtggaaagaaagaaaaggaagacaTGGATGCAGCAAGGGAAAGGGGTTGGAAGGGGAAATTTACAAAACCTGGCCGGGTTATACGTCCTGGAGCAATCAGAATAAATGGAAAATGTCCTCTTACTCCTTTAGAG GTTGGGTTGATACTAAGGGGAATGGGCTTTGATAAAAGCACATTTATCTATCTAGCATCTGGAAAGATATACAATGCTGAGAAAAATATGGCCCCACTTTTGGAAATGTTTCCAAATTTGCAGACCAAGGAAATGCTGGCTTCAGAGGAGGAACTTGCACCCTACAAG AATTATTCTTCCAGGATGGCTGCCATAGACTACACTGTTTGTCTTCATAGTGAGGTATTTGTGACAACTCAAGGTGGAAACTTCCCTCATTTTCTCATGGGCCACAGAAGATACTTGTATGGTGGACACTCCAAGACAATCAGGCCTGACAAACGGAAGTTAGTGTTACTCTTCGACAATCCCAATATAGG ATGGAGAAGTTTCAAGCGACAACTGCTGAATATGCGGTCTCATAGTGATTCCAAAGGCCATGAGATAAAAAGGCGAAATGACTCTATTTATACCTTTCCCTGCCCGGATTGCATGTGCCGTGTGAACAAGACAGAAGATACAAAATCATCATCGGCACCGTGA